One genomic segment of Pagrus major chromosome 13, Pma_NU_1.0 includes these proteins:
- the LOC141006703 gene encoding uncharacterized protein, with the protein MHWEDLSQRIAELEKQEQERRERSKGFCINLHDVTSSLWSFIVIQLRHNFIVLVHCQRSHSVESLCSPAEQQTDAVRDELVNSRGTGVRVEESQGGVWRDVWEEEEEDFRRCRVTQRFHNHRNLQLCFINNSDSEDEEEGGSKKVSKGRGGNGCHAAGLKQEVATALRTLRDKLLAEQKEKEHLASSSGVSKRKHLERWELQECSEQQLSSLRASLQQDVHALSSELVAHLLVRDQLRTKQDAMLLDVQDLT; encoded by the exons ATGCACTGGGAGGACCTGAGCCAGCGGATAGCTGAGTTGGAGaaacaggagcaggagaggagggagaggtcaaag ggcttctgtataAACCTGCATGATGTGACATCATCTTTATGGAGCTTTATAGTGATTCAGCTCCGACACAACTTCATTGTTCTGGTTCACTGTCAGCGCTCTCATAGCGTAGAAAGTCTGTGTTcacctgctgagcagcagaCAGATGCAGTTAGAGACGAGCTGGTGAACTCG AGGGGGACGGGggtgagggtggaggagagTCAGGGGGGAGTGTGGAGAGACGtctgggaggaagaggaggaagacttCAGGAGGTGTCGAGTGACGCAGAG ATTTCACAACCACAGAAACCTGCAGCTGTGCTTCATCAACAACAGCGACAGTGAAGACGAAGAGGAAGGAGGCAGCAAAAAg GTTTCCAAGGGAAGGGGTGGCAACGGTTGCCATGCCGCTGGgctaaaacaggaagtggccaCGGCTCTGAGGACGCTGAGAGACAAACTGCTGGCTGaacagaaggagaaggag catcTGGCCAGCAGCAGCGGGGTTTCCAAGCGGAAACATCTGGAGCGTTGGGAGCTGCAGGAGTGTtcagagcagcagctcagcagcttGAGAGCATCACTTCAACAGGACGTACacg CTCTGAGCTCCGAGCTGGTGGCCCACCTGTTGGTACGAGACCAGCTGAGGACGAAGCAGGACGCCATGCTGCTGGACGTCCAGGACCTGACCTAA